The Anoxybacillus flavithermus genome has a segment encoding these proteins:
- a CDS encoding sodium/proline symporter gives MVIASVVLYMVGMLLIGYWAYKRTSNLSDYMLGGRTLGPAVTALSAGASDMSGWLLLGLPGAMYAQGLSASWIVIGLALGAYANWLYVAPRLRVYTEVANDSITIPAFLENRFGDTSKLLRLVSGFVIMIFFTFYVSSGLVSGGVMFKNLFGTDYHTGLWIVASVVIAYTLFGGFLAVSWTDFVQGLIMFIALILVPVVTLMHTGGLTETTATIRDIDPNLLDLFKGTSVVGIISLFAWGLGYFGQPHIIVRFMAISSVKEMKQARRIGMGWMIFSSVGAMLTGLFGIAYFKQAGMTLEDPETVFIKLGEILFHPLITGFLLAAILAAIMSTISSQLLVTSSSLTEDLYKVLFRRSASDKELVFVGRLSVLLVAVVASVLAYEQNNTILNLVGYAWAGFGASFGPVIILSLCWRRMTKWGALAGMIAGATTVIVWANSSYASVMYEMVPGFIASLIAIVIVSVLTAAPDKQVTEQFDTFKRTISS, from the coding sequence TTGGTTATTGCATCTGTTGTGTTATATATGGTAGGAATGTTGCTCATTGGCTATTGGGCGTATAAACGGACGTCTAACTTGTCCGATTATATGTTAGGTGGACGGACGCTCGGCCCAGCCGTAACGGCGTTAAGTGCTGGGGCGTCAGATATGAGCGGTTGGTTGTTGCTTGGCTTGCCTGGCGCGATGTATGCGCAAGGGTTGAGCGCTTCATGGATCGTCATCGGACTAGCTTTAGGGGCGTATGCGAACTGGTTATACGTCGCTCCACGCTTGCGTGTGTATACAGAGGTGGCAAACGATTCGATTACGATTCCAGCCTTTTTAGAAAATCGTTTTGGTGATACATCGAAGCTACTTCGCCTCGTTTCAGGATTCGTCATTATGATTTTCTTTACGTTTTACGTTTCTTCTGGTCTCGTTTCTGGCGGGGTCATGTTTAAGAACTTGTTCGGTACGGATTATCATACGGGGCTATGGATTGTCGCTAGTGTTGTTATCGCATATACGTTATTTGGGGGATTTTTAGCGGTCAGTTGGACAGATTTTGTACAAGGGCTCATTATGTTTATTGCACTTATTCTCGTACCTGTTGTGACGCTTATGCATACAGGGGGACTCACAGAAACGACAGCAACGATTCGAGACATCGATCCGAATTTGCTCGATTTGTTTAAAGGAACAAGCGTAGTCGGCATCATTTCTTTATTCGCTTGGGGACTTGGTTATTTTGGACAGCCTCACATTATCGTTCGCTTTATGGCGATTTCATCGGTGAAAGAGATGAAACAAGCTCGTCGGATCGGAATGGGCTGGATGATTTTCTCGTCTGTCGGTGCAATGCTCACAGGTCTTTTTGGAATCGCTTACTTTAAACAAGCCGGCATGACGTTAGAAGATCCAGAAACGGTATTTATTAAACTTGGGGAAATTTTATTTCATCCGTTGATTACAGGGTTTTTACTTGCAGCCATTTTAGCGGCAATTATGAGCACGATTTCATCACAATTGCTTGTGACATCAAGTTCCCTAACCGAAGATTTATATAAAGTTTTATTCCGTCGTTCAGCGTCCGATAAAGAGCTTGTGTTTGTTGGTCGTTTATCGGTGCTACTTGTTGCTGTTGTTGCTTCAGTGTTGGCATATGAGCAAAACAATACGATTTTAAATCTTGTTGGTTATGCATGGGCTGGGTTTGGTGCTTCGTTCGGTCCTGTCATTATATTAAGCTTATGCTGGCGTCGCATGACGAAATGGGGAGCGCTTGCAGGAATGATTGCAGGGGCGACGACGGTCATCGTTTGGGCAAACTCTTCATACGCTAGCGTCATGTATGAGATGGTTCCTGGTTTTATCGCAAGCCTCATCGCTATTGTTATCGTCAGTGTATTGACAGCAGCGCCAGATAAACAAGTGACAGAGCAGTTTGATACGTTTAAACGTACGATTTCATCATAA
- a CDS encoding capsular biosynthesis protein — MRKIWMYLWIFLFLFAHPAWAQGETSVTLSVAGDVTLGRDDNYGYTYSFDHEAKKNGLAFFTKYIEPIFKQDDFTTVNLETTLTTATQKAEKKFRFRGDPSYVNILTRASIEGVNLANNHTFDYGQKGYEETMATLKRANIDYFGNGIPLMKTIKGVKIGALGYKGWSDTQAVRKQMANDIRTLRKQGAQIVLVHFHWGEERSYVPNSTQKALGRFAVDCGADVVVGHHPHVIQGIEQYKGKMIVYSLGNFMFGGNKNPSDKDTFVYQQTFYFANGIKQQKTTIRIIPFRISSVTTRNNYQPMPLQGEEASRVKTKIVRLSAKINKPTWLVYEQ, encoded by the coding sequence GTGAGAAAGATATGGATGTATTTATGGATTTTTTTGTTTTTATTTGCCCATCCTGCTTGGGCGCAAGGAGAAACGAGCGTTACATTAAGCGTTGCTGGGGACGTCACGCTCGGTCGCGACGATAACTATGGCTATACGTATTCATTTGATCATGAAGCGAAAAAAAACGGTCTCGCTTTTTTTACGAAATACATTGAGCCAATTTTTAAACAAGATGATTTTACAACCGTCAATTTAGAAACAACGTTAACAACCGCTACACAAAAAGCGGAGAAGAAGTTTCGGTTTCGCGGTGATCCATCGTATGTCAATATTTTGACGCGTGCAAGTATTGAAGGGGTGAATCTTGCAAACAACCATACATTCGACTATGGACAAAAAGGATATGAGGAAACAATGGCTACGCTAAAGCGAGCGAATATCGACTATTTTGGGAACGGCATACCGCTTATGAAAACGATCAAAGGAGTAAAAATTGGTGCGCTCGGTTATAAAGGATGGAGCGACACCCAAGCAGTACGAAAGCAAATGGCAAACGACATTCGCACACTACGAAAACAAGGAGCACAAATCGTTCTCGTTCATTTTCATTGGGGTGAAGAGCGAAGCTATGTGCCGAACAGCACGCAAAAAGCGTTAGGAAGGTTTGCGGTCGACTGCGGTGCGGATGTTGTCGTTGGTCATCATCCGCACGTCATTCAAGGCATTGAGCAATATAAAGGAAAAATGATCGTTTATAGCTTAGGCAACTTTATGTTCGGTGGCAATAAAAATCCGAGCGATAAAGATACGTTTGTTTATCAGCAAACGTTTTATTTTGCAAATGGCATAAAACAACAAAAAACAACGATTCGCATTATCCCGTTTCGCATCTCATCTGTAACAACGAGAAATAACTATCAGCCAATGCCGCTTCAAGGAGAAGAAGCCAGTCGTGTAAAAACAAAAATTGTTCGTTTATCAGCAAAAATTAACAAACCAACATGGCTCGTATATGAACAATGA
- a CDS encoding proline dehydrogenase, with the protein MLAQLSKNIFLYASQSKVLNQAAKKWGLRFGASQVVAGETIESAIKKVRELNEKGLVCTLDHLGEFVSNREEAVEATQYNIRTLEAIHRAGVHSNLSVKLTQLGLDIDFDFCLNNMRQIVETAKRYNNFVRIDMEDSGHCQATLDLLQELRRTYDNVGTVIQAYLYRAEQDVKDLKGVSLRLVKGAYKEPPEVAFQEKQQIDENYMHIIRLHLLSGSYTAIATHDHHIIEKVKTFVEENNIPRNQFEFQMLYGFRTDMQQQLAQEGYTMRVYVPFGNDWFGYFMRRLAERPQNVAFALKGFFGK; encoded by the coding sequence ATGCTCGCACAACTATCGAAAAACATCTTTTTATACGCTTCGCAAAGTAAAGTGCTAAATCAGGCTGCGAAAAAATGGGGGCTCCGCTTTGGAGCTTCCCAAGTTGTTGCAGGTGAAACGATTGAAAGCGCTATCAAAAAGGTGCGTGAACTGAATGAAAAAGGACTCGTTTGTACGCTCGATCATTTAGGTGAATTTGTCTCTAATCGTGAAGAGGCAGTTGAAGCAACGCAATATAACATTCGTACGTTAGAAGCGATTCATCGTGCAGGAGTTCACAGTAATTTATCCGTCAAATTGACACAACTTGGTCTCGACATTGACTTTGATTTTTGCTTAAACAATATGCGTCAAATCGTCGAAACAGCAAAACGATACAACAATTTTGTGCGCATCGATATGGAAGATTCGGGGCACTGTCAAGCGACGCTCGATTTATTACAAGAACTACGTCGCACATACGACAACGTTGGAACCGTCATTCAAGCATATTTATATCGCGCTGAACAAGATGTGAAAGATTTAAAAGGGGTATCACTTCGTTTAGTGAAAGGAGCGTATAAGGAGCCGCCAGAAGTGGCGTTTCAAGAAAAACAACAAATCGATGAAAACTATATGCATATCATTCGACTCCATTTATTAAGCGGAAGTTATACAGCTATCGCTACACACGATCATCATATTATTGAAAAAGTAAAAACATTTGTAGAAGAAAATAATATTCCGCGTAATCAATTTGAGTTTCAAATGTTGTATGGCTTTCGGACAGATATGCAACAACAGCTTGCACAAGAAGGTTATACAATGCGAGTATACGTCCCTTTCGGAAACGACTGGTTCGGTTATTTTATGCGCCGGTTAGCAGAACGTCCGCAAAACGTCGCATTCGCATTAAAAGGTTTCTTTGGAAAATAA
- a CDS encoding chemotaxis protein: protein MFSVTGRFLLISLGTGVMMGLAFPVVASFFTIYKHPSYATYFTLLCIGAGIIVGLTSFFVGKVTLVRAMKEMNKQFETIVQRGDLTSRLTLKSNDEIGRIVANFNVVLDTLATMIWRIQHEAHELDGIVSTVYHDIRHLSKQLEHISLATKNVSGNVDETAAFAEQISATSKEIEHAVQQMIRTMKEGEQNASSIRQRAVNIHHIVTTSSKKASDLLAETKKRLEKAIEASQVVTDIELFTNTIMNIAKQTNLLALNASIEASRVGEQGKGFAVVAEEIRKLAEQSQQAGENVQHVAKQLVSAVGHLSASASTVISYISTDVQHDYEQMKTISKQYEQTASFIEDVVAQFSNTAGELSRALHEMITSIHEVSTATANSAQEVNDLSNRLIETNEIVGQIATSAAKSEHVSNEMKRAIRQFST from the coding sequence TTGTTCAGTGTAACAGGACGTTTTTTACTTATTTCTCTCGGAACAGGTGTTATGATGGGGCTTGCTTTTCCAGTCGTCGCTAGTTTTTTTACAATATACAAACATCCGTCATACGCTACATACTTTACACTTCTTTGCATCGGAGCAGGCATCATCGTTGGACTAACTAGCTTTTTTGTCGGAAAAGTGACGTTAGTTCGCGCCATGAAAGAGATGAACAAACAATTTGAAACAATTGTACAACGTGGGGATTTAACATCTCGACTTACCTTAAAAAGCAATGATGAAATCGGGCGCATCGTCGCAAATTTTAACGTCGTATTGGATACGCTTGCAACAATGATTTGGCGCATCCAACACGAAGCACATGAACTCGATGGAATCGTTTCCACCGTCTATCACGATATCCGTCATTTAAGTAAACAACTTGAACATATTTCGTTAGCGACGAAAAATGTGTCTGGAAATGTTGATGAGACGGCTGCGTTTGCGGAGCAAATATCCGCCACATCAAAAGAGATTGAGCATGCTGTTCAACAAATGATCCGAACAATGAAAGAGGGAGAACAAAATGCTTCATCGATTCGCCAACGAGCTGTGAACATCCATCACATCGTAACAACATCATCAAAAAAGGCAAGCGATCTGTTGGCAGAAACAAAAAAAAGATTGGAAAAAGCAATCGAAGCTTCACAAGTCGTAACGGATATTGAACTGTTCACAAATACAATTATGAATATTGCCAAACAAACAAATTTACTAGCCCTCAACGCCTCAATCGAAGCTTCTCGCGTTGGAGAACAAGGAAAAGGGTTTGCCGTCGTTGCGGAAGAAATTCGCAAGTTGGCTGAACAATCACAACAAGCGGGTGAAAACGTTCAACACGTCGCTAAACAATTAGTATCTGCTGTAGGGCATCTATCCGCGAGCGCATCCACTGTCATATCATATATATCGACAGACGTTCAACATGATTACGAGCAAATGAAAACTATTTCAAAGCAGTATGAACAAACAGCTTCGTTCATTGAAGATGTTGTTGCTCAATTTAGCAACACAGCGGGCGAACTTAGTCGCGCGCTGCATGAAATGATTACTTCCATTCATGAAGTGTCTACAGCTACTGCTAATAGTGCACAAGAAGTAAATGACTTGTCGAACCGATTAATCGAAACAAATGAAATTGTCGGTCAAATCGCAACATCTGCTGCAAAATCAGAACATGTTTCAAATGAAATGAAGCGAGCCATTCGACAATTTTCCACGTAA
- a CDS encoding MarR family transcriptional regulator — protein MENVRELFHTMTKRLGLLDRNCCAVGEIELSLVQSHILYEIDRMNEPSMQQVADAIAMDITTFSRQIQTLVKMNFVKKTPYPQDRRVYILSLTPEGKYVTAKIDAEVNEYLGEVFSHMSEFERETVLRSIRLLNECMAKSSVCCKPLF, from the coding sequence ATGGAAAACGTTCGCGAACTATTCCACACGATGACGAAACGGCTTGGGTTGTTAGACCGCAACTGCTGCGCCGTTGGCGAGATTGAATTATCGCTTGTGCAAAGCCATATTTTATACGAAATCGACCGCATGAACGAACCGTCGATGCAACAAGTGGCAGATGCCATAGCGATGGATATTACAACGTTCAGCCGACAAATTCAAACGCTTGTCAAAATGAATTTTGTGAAAAAAACACCGTACCCGCAAGACCGTCGCGTCTATATTTTATCGTTAACACCGGAAGGAAAATACGTCACAGCAAAAATTGACGCGGAAGTGAACGAATATTTAGGAGAAGTATTTTCGCATATGAGCGAATTTGAACGTGAAACCGTCCTTCGCTCCATTCGCTTATTGAACGAATGTATGGCAAAATCAAGCGTTTGTTGCAAACCGCTGTTTTAA
- a CDS encoding 1-pyrroline-5-carboxylate dehydrogenase (catalyzes the conversion of 1-proline-5-carboxylate dehydrogenase to L-glutamate) yields the protein MHVTVPYKHEPFTNFALEQEAKAFREALSYVESQLGQEYPLIIGGERVVTEEKVVSINPANKQQVVGVVSKATKALADEAMNAALSAFETWKRVSPQARADVLLRAAAILRRRKHEFSAWLVKEVGKPWKEADADTAEAIDFLEYYARQMISLANGVPVLSRSGEANRFFYVPLGVGLIISPFNFPLAIMAGTTVAAIVTGNTVILRPSDRAPIVAAKFVELMEEAGLPKGVLNYLPGGEAEVGEYIVEHPQTRFISFTGSRAVGCRIYERAAIVQPGQKWLKRVIAEMGGKDAIIVDSEADLELAAQSIVASAFGFSGQKCSACSRAIVLEDVYDKVLARVVELTKQLKVGNPEEQSTFMGPVIDHASYNKIMGYIDIGKREGKLMTGGTGDDSQGFFIQPTVFADVSPTARIMQEEIFGPVVAFTKVRTFDEALEVANNTDYGLTGAVISNNRAHLEKAREEFHVGNLYFNRGCTGAIVGYHPFGGFNMSGTDSKAGGPDYLLLHMQAKTVSEMF from the coding sequence ATGCATGTGACTGTACCTTACAAACATGAACCATTTACAAACTTTGCGCTTGAACAAGAAGCGAAGGCGTTTCGTGAAGCGCTTAGTTATGTCGAATCACAGCTTGGACAAGAGTATCCACTCATCATCGGAGGAGAGCGAGTCGTTACTGAAGAAAAAGTCGTATCGATCAATCCTGCGAATAAACAACAAGTCGTTGGTGTTGTATCGAAAGCGACGAAAGCGCTTGCTGATGAAGCGATGAACGCGGCACTCTCTGCGTTTGAAACATGGAAGCGCGTGTCACCACAGGCGCGTGCCGATGTGTTGTTGCGCGCTGCAGCTATACTAAGAAGAAGAAAACACGAGTTTTCAGCATGGCTAGTCAAAGAAGTCGGGAAACCATGGAAAGAAGCGGATGCCGATACCGCAGAAGCAATTGATTTCTTAGAATATTACGCGAGACAAATGATCTCCCTTGCAAACGGAGTGCCGGTGTTGAGCCGCTCAGGAGAAGCAAACCGGTTTTTTTACGTACCGCTTGGTGTTGGCTTAATTATTTCGCCATTTAACTTTCCGCTTGCCATTATGGCTGGAACGACGGTGGCTGCCATTGTGACGGGAAATACAGTTATTTTACGTCCATCGGATCGCGCGCCAATTGTTGCTGCAAAATTTGTTGAGCTGATGGAAGAAGCTGGTCTTCCAAAAGGTGTATTAAACTACTTGCCTGGCGGGGAAGCGGAAGTAGGTGAATATATTGTTGAACATCCGCAAACGCGTTTCATTTCGTTTACAGGATCGCGTGCTGTTGGCTGTCGCATTTATGAGCGTGCCGCGATCGTTCAGCCAGGTCAAAAATGGTTGAAACGTGTCATTGCAGAAATGGGTGGAAAAGATGCAATCATTGTCGATAGCGAAGCTGATCTTGAATTAGCAGCACAGTCCATCGTTGCTTCGGCATTCGGTTTCTCGGGACAAAAATGTTCCGCATGCTCACGTGCGATCGTGCTCGAAGATGTATATGACAAAGTGCTTGCGCGTGTTGTCGAATTAACAAAACAATTAAAAGTTGGCAATCCAGAAGAACAAAGCACATTTATGGGCCCGGTCATCGATCACGCCTCGTATAATAAAATTATGGGCTATATCGACATTGGCAAACGAGAAGGAAAGCTCATGACAGGTGGAACAGGAGACGACTCGCAAGGATTTTTTATTCAACCAACGGTTTTTGCCGATGTCTCCCCGACTGCACGCATCATGCAAGAAGAAATTTTCGGGCCAGTTGTTGCGTTTACAAAAGTGCGTACGTTTGATGAAGCGCTTGAAGTGGCGAACAATACAGATTACGGATTAACAGGGGCGGTCATTTCAAACAATCGTGCGCATTTAGAAAAAGCGCGAGAAGAGTTTCACGTTGGTAACTTATACTTCAACCGCGGTTGTACAGGAGCGATTGTCGGTTATCATCCGTTTGGTGGTTTTAACATGTCAGGAACAGATTCTAAAGCAGGTGGTCCAGACTATTTATTGCTTCATATGCAAGCAAAAACAGTAAGTGAAATGTTTTAA
- a CDS encoding universal stress protein, whose translation MKNILLASDGSEHALRATKKAIELCSYIRGATVTVVYVINTTTAKTDVLLEGNIEERDAMRKKRLASTEALLKEANIPYEIRMLRGEPGPAIVEFANAHPFDLVVVGSRGLNTLQEMVLGSVSHKVAKRVEAPVLIVK comes from the coding sequence ATGAAAAATATTTTACTTGCGTCAGATGGCTCTGAACATGCTTTACGTGCTACAAAAAAAGCCATTGAACTTTGTTCGTACATTCGAGGAGCAACGGTCACTGTGGTGTACGTTATTAATACGACAACTGCAAAAACGGATGTATTGCTAGAGGGAAACATCGAAGAACGTGATGCGATGCGTAAAAAACGTTTAGCTTCAACCGAGGCGTTGCTGAAAGAAGCGAATATCCCATACGAGATTCGTATGTTAAGAGGGGAACCAGGACCAGCGATTGTAGAGTTCGCAAATGCCCATCCTTTTGACCTCGTCGTTGTTGGGAGCCGTGGATTAAATACGTTACAAGAAATGGTGTTAGGGAGCGTGAGCCATAAAGTTGCCAAACGGGTAGAAGCGCCTGTATTAATCGTCAAATAA
- a CDS encoding zinc-ribbon domain-containing protein, with product MKSIKPGRGPSIQGFIGSIATILFGMFWTFMTFSITKDSPIPGSQIFPFFGFVIIGIGIFQAVYHYKNATGKERMSIVDIVEENEEKDPLNTRFGHIEGEKFCPHCGTNVQANFRFCPSCGKAL from the coding sequence ATGAAAAGCATCAAACCTGGCCGCGGGCCATCCATACAAGGATTTATCGGCAGTATCGCCACCATTTTATTCGGCATGTTTTGGACGTTTATGACTTTTTCCATTACGAAAGATTCTCCCATTCCAGGGTCACAAATCTTTCCTTTTTTCGGATTCGTTATAATTGGTATCGGTATTTTTCAAGCTGTGTATCATTACAAAAACGCTACAGGGAAAGAACGGATGTCGATCGTCGATATTGTAGAAGAAAACGAGGAAAAAGACCCGCTCAATACTCGTTTCGGTCATATCGAAGGGGAAAAGTTTTGTCCACACTGTGGAACGAACGTACAAGCAAACTTCCGCTTTTGTCCATCTTGCGGAAAAGCATTATAA
- a CDS encoding malate:quinone oxidoreductase (malate dehydrogenase; catalyzes the oxidation of malate to oxaloacetate), translating into MKTDVILIGAGIMSATLGTLLKELAPEWEITVFERLDQPADESSNEWNNAGTGHAALCELNYTVEKADGSIDVSKAIKINEQFQESLQFWSYLVQNKHIRNPKDFVMPIPHMSFVQGEENVAFLKKRFEQMEHNPLFKGMEFSDDPQKLKEWIPLMMEDRIVTEPIAATRIETGTDVNFGALTRMLFEHLEHKHVNLYYKHHVEDMKRTNDNLWEVKVRNLTTGEVEIHTAKFVFIGAGGGSLHLLQKSGIPEGKGIGGFPVSGLFMVCNNPDIIAQHHAKVYGKAKVGAPPMSVPHLDTRFIDGKKMLLFGPFAGFSPKFLKNGSMFDLITSVKPHNVLTMLAAGAKNMALTKYLIEQVMLSKEQRMEELREFIPHAKSEDWDVIIAGQRVQVIKDTEAGGKGTLQFGTEVVAAHDGSVAALLGASPGASTAVHVMLEVIEKCFPNEMKQWEAKIKEMIPSYGVSLMKNEALLRDVQTLAAETLGLTENMPLQIA; encoded by the coding sequence ATGAAAACAGATGTGATTTTAATTGGTGCGGGGATTATGAGTGCGACATTAGGGACATTGTTGAAAGAGTTAGCGCCAGAGTGGGAAATTACGGTGTTTGAAAGACTTGATCAACCAGCAGACGAAAGCTCGAATGAATGGAACAATGCGGGAACCGGTCATGCTGCACTTTGTGAACTAAACTACACAGTAGAGAAGGCGGACGGATCAATTGATGTAAGCAAAGCGATCAAAATTAACGAACAGTTTCAAGAGTCGCTTCAATTTTGGTCTTATCTCGTTCAAAATAAGCACATTCGCAACCCGAAGGACTTTGTTATGCCAATTCCGCATATGAGTTTTGTGCAAGGGGAAGAAAATGTTGCGTTTTTGAAGAAGCGGTTCGAACAAATGGAGCATAATCCTTTATTTAAAGGAATGGAATTTTCCGACGATCCGCAAAAATTAAAAGAATGGATTCCGCTTATGATGGAAGACCGCATCGTGACCGAGCCGATCGCAGCGACGCGGATTGAAACGGGAACGGACGTCAACTTTGGCGCTTTGACGCGCATGTTATTTGAACATTTAGAACATAAACATGTCAATTTATATTATAAACATCATGTGGAAGATATGAAACGGACAAACGACAATTTATGGGAGGTAAAAGTGCGCAACCTCACAACCGGCGAGGTGGAAATCCATACGGCGAAGTTCGTCTTTATCGGGGCAGGTGGCGGAAGCCTACATTTGCTACAAAAGTCAGGTATCCCTGAAGGAAAAGGAATCGGCGGTTTCCCAGTAAGTGGACTATTTATGGTGTGCAACAATCCAGACATTATCGCGCAGCATCATGCGAAAGTGTACGGCAAAGCGAAAGTTGGTGCACCTCCAATGTCTGTTCCACATCTCGATACACGTTTTATTGACGGTAAAAAAATGTTATTGTTCGGGCCGTTCGCTGGCTTTTCGCCGAAGTTTTTAAAGAACGGATCGATGTTCGATTTAATTACGTCTGTTAAGCCACATAATGTGTTGACGATGCTCGCGGCAGGAGCGAAAAACATGGCGTTAACAAAATATTTAATTGAACAAGTCATGTTATCGAAAGAACAACGGATGGAAGAATTGCGCGAATTTATCCCGCATGCGAAAAGTGAAGATTGGGATGTCATTATCGCTGGTCAGCGTGTACAAGTCATTAAAGATACGGAAGCGGGCGGCAAAGGTACGCTTCAATTTGGTACGGAAGTTGTTGCCGCACATGACGGCTCGGTTGCTGCGCTACTTGGTGCATCACCAGGTGCTTCAACAGCTGTTCACGTCATGCTTGAAGTCATTGAAAAATGCTTCCCGAACGAAATGAAGCAGTGGGAAGCGAAAATTAAAGAGATGATCCCATCATATGGTGTATCGCTAATGAAAAACGAAGCGCTTTTACGCGATGTCCAAACGCTTGCTGCCGAAACGCTTGGCTTAACAGAAAACATGCCACTACAAATCGCATAA
- a CDS encoding sodium-independent anion transporter translates to MFKHWKEEWFGNIRGDVLAGLVVALALIPEAIAFSIIAGVDPMVGLYASFCIAIVISFVGGRPGMISAATGAMALVLVNLVAEHGIQYMLAATIVTGIIQIGLGILQVGNLLKFIPRPVMVGFVNALAILIFAAQLPHFQGESWVMYALVGLGLFIIYVFPRITTAIPSPLVAIVVITTVAFVAKLDVRTVGNMGEISATLPSFFIPNVPLTLETLMIIFPYSLSLALVGLIESLLTAQIVDDLTDTESDKNKESRGQGIANIVAGFFGGMAGCAMIGQSVINVKSGGRGRLSSFVAGVFLMVLIVVFNRLVVAIPLAALVAVMIMVSISTFDWGSIQRLAKVPKADAFVMIITVAIVVITHNLAIGVIAGIISSALFFAADMSKVKVTKTLKDDIATYDVEGTLFFASANDFVRSFHYNDDVKKVNINLAKARIKDETGVHAIDRVVMKMHQNGIEAHVIGLSEACETLVNRLALYNKPGGLQQTIGH, encoded by the coding sequence ATGTTTAAACATTGGAAAGAGGAATGGTTTGGAAATATTAGAGGAGATGTACTGGCTGGACTTGTTGTTGCGCTTGCATTAATTCCAGAAGCGATTGCGTTTTCTATTATTGCAGGTGTGGATCCGATGGTAGGTTTATACGCTTCGTTTTGTATTGCGATCGTCATCTCCTTTGTCGGTGGAAGACCCGGAATGATTTCAGCTGCAACGGGAGCGATGGCGCTTGTCCTCGTCAATTTAGTCGCAGAACATGGTATCCAATACATGCTTGCTGCAACGATTGTAACGGGTATCATTCAAATCGGTTTAGGAATTTTACAAGTCGGAAATTTATTAAAATTTATTCCGCGTCCCGTTATGGTCGGTTTTGTTAATGCACTTGCGATTTTAATTTTTGCTGCACAATTGCCACATTTTCAAGGAGAGTCTTGGGTGATGTATGCGCTTGTTGGGCTTGGCTTATTCATTATTTACGTATTCCCGCGTATCACAACGGCTATCCCATCTCCGCTTGTGGCGATTGTTGTCATTACAACGGTTGCTTTCGTGGCTAAATTAGATGTGCGCACCGTTGGAAACATGGGAGAAATTTCTGCAACGTTGCCAAGCTTTTTCATTCCAAATGTACCATTGACGCTTGAAACGCTTATGATCATTTTCCCGTATTCCCTATCGCTTGCACTTGTTGGATTAATTGAATCGCTTTTAACAGCACAAATTGTTGACGATTTGACTGATACAGAAAGTGATAAAAATAAAGAATCACGCGGACAAGGAATCGCCAATATTGTGGCTGGTTTCTTCGGTGGTATGGCGGGATGTGCGATGATTGGGCAATCAGTGATTAACGTGAAATCAGGTGGACGAGGTCGCCTTTCTTCCTTCGTTGCTGGTGTATTCTTAATGGTGCTTATTGTTGTGTTTAACCGCCTTGTTGTTGCCATTCCACTCGCCGCGCTTGTTGCGGTTATGATTATGGTATCGATCAGCACGTTTGACTGGGGTTCAATACAACGCCTTGCTAAAGTTCCAAAGGCGGATGCTTTCGTCATGATTATTACTGTTGCCATCGTGGTTATCACGCATAATTTGGCGATTGGTGTGATCGCAGGAATCATTTCTAGCGCTCTATTTTTTGCGGCGGATATGTCAAAAGTAAAGGTGACGAAAACGCTAAAAGATGATATCGCAACATATGATGTGGAAGGAACGCTATTTTTCGCTTCGGCAAACGACTTTGTTCGTTCATTCCATTACAATGATGATGTCAAAAAAGTAAACATTAATTTAGCGAAAGCGCGCATTAAGGATGAAACAGGCGTGCACGCCATTGACCGTGTCGTAATGAAAATGCATCAAAACGGCATTGAAGCTCATGTGATCGGTTTAAGTGAAGCGTGTGAAACGCTTGTAAATCGCCTTGCGCTCTACAATAAACCAGGTGGTCTTCAACAGACAATCGGGCATTAA